The following proteins are encoded in a genomic region of Gimesia algae:
- a CDS encoding IS110 family RNA-guided transposase gives MWHIGIDLHRRTVVMSAVNDSGEVVSPVTIECLNTNAILDFLQPLKPFRAVVESTATYRWLYKLLSEEGTILLAHPAKLRLMIQRRAKTDRLDCQLLVNLLRINQIPLSYIPPDDYQQLREITRHRAGLARDRAQIKIGLRALLARNNQDAPYRIPFGPRGIKWFRDQSFSSIDNLIRDELITRLDHFTEQINVIDQQLEELQVSFPQVEALLNIHGIGLYTALVIVAELGEVERFRSAKQVGAYAGLTSKVNQSGGHCYYGSITRQGPPWLRWVLTEVAIHVIRRDVPLKRFYTRIRKRSGAKKARVAVACKLAEISWKRLFRWQTEHSVQPV, from the coding sequence ATGTGGCACATTGGTATCGATCTTCATCGGAGGACGGTTGTCATGTCGGCGGTCAATGATTCTGGAGAAGTTGTCTCTCCTGTGACAATTGAGTGTCTGAACACAAATGCGATTCTCGATTTTCTACAACCACTCAAACCTTTCCGGGCGGTTGTCGAGTCTACTGCGACCTATCGCTGGCTTTATAAATTACTCTCTGAGGAAGGAACCATTCTGTTGGCTCATCCTGCAAAATTACGCTTGATGATTCAACGACGAGCCAAAACAGATCGCCTGGACTGTCAACTCCTGGTGAATCTGTTACGGATTAACCAGATCCCACTCTCCTATATTCCCCCAGACGATTATCAGCAACTGAGAGAAATCACACGCCACCGCGCCGGACTAGCTCGTGACAGAGCTCAGATCAAGATTGGTTTACGCGCATTATTGGCGCGTAATAACCAGGACGCCCCCTATCGAATCCCTTTTGGTCCTCGAGGAATCAAATGGTTCCGGGATCAATCGTTTTCGTCCATTGACAATCTGATCCGTGATGAGCTAATCACTCGGCTTGATCACTTTACAGAGCAAATTAACGTGATCGATCAGCAACTGGAAGAACTACAAGTATCCTTTCCTCAGGTAGAAGCATTACTCAATATTCACGGAATCGGACTGTATACTGCTCTGGTCATTGTCGCCGAACTGGGGGAAGTCGAACGATTTCGCTCTGCAAAACAAGTAGGGGCTTATGCAGGATTGACATCGAAAGTGAATCAATCGGGAGGTCACTGTTATTATGGCTCCATTACCAGGCAAGGACCTCCCTGGTTACGTTGGGTTCTGACCGAAGTAGCGATTCACGTGATTCGGCGCGATGTTCCCTTGAAAAGGTTTTATACCCGAATTCGTAAACGATCTGGAGCCAAGAAAGCCCGGGTTGCTGTAGCTTGCAAACTCGCGGAGATTTCCTGGAAACGATTATTCCGTTGGCAGACTGAGCATTCAGTACAACCGGTTTGA
- a CDS encoding transposase: MEQYEQPSQKQRILHTCEYQAKTWPHSRQIVIKVEAGPEGTNRRAIVTNRSGAAICPEGAYDDYVIRGESALFLFITRRNKELKCGLEADRRSDHRYMENLFRLNLHCLAHNLLVRARQLIAEPPAEKVIDGVPPNAQPENSRRQQQNRRRREDPLGEGQPCTWRTRLIKVAAEIRVSSRRILIILPRHWPYLHHFEKFCDKTFQLGLAGCPPS, translated from the coding sequence ATTGAGCAATATGAACAGCCCAGTCAAAAGCAGAGAATCTTACACACATGTGAATATCAGGCGAAAACCTGGCCGCACTCTCGGCAAATCGTCATCAAGGTGGAAGCGGGACCGGAAGGAACCAATCGGCGAGCCATTGTTACTAATCGTTCGGGTGCTGCAATCTGCCCCGAAGGTGCTTACGATGATTATGTCATCCGCGGAGAAAGCGCCCTTTTTCTCTTTATAACACGGAGAAATAAAGAATTAAAGTGCGGATTGGAGGCAGATCGTCGTAGCGATCATCGCTATATGGAGAACCTGTTCCGTTTGAATCTTCATTGCCTGGCTCACAACTTGCTCGTCCGCGCACGGCAACTGATCGCCGAGCCTCCTGCTGAAAAAGTAATCGATGGCGTTCCCCCAAATGCACAGCCGGAGAACTCAAGACGTCAGCAGCAAAATCGTCGCCGTCGAGAAGATCCACTTGGCGAAGGACAACCATGTACCTGGCGTACTCGCCTGATCAAAGTCGCTGCGGAAATTCGCGTCAGCAGTCGTCGAATTTTAATCATCCTGCCACGCCATTGGCCCTACCTGCACCACTTCGAGAAGTTTTGCGACAAGACATTCCAACTCGGTCTCGCCGGTTGTCCCCCTTCTTAA
- a CDS encoding phosphohexomutase domain-containing protein, whose amino-acid sequence MADELSETTAYNPVNLNARVLVIARKRIVQPPSSITNAERIFGAYDIRGVVSQSLDSRNVRAIAGTFGNYLCPEEPGRFLIGHDTRLSSPAVSVGLREEGHQVVKIGLATTPMVYWYGADREFDGSVMVTARHLQPEYNGLKLCERDAKPLSGVHGLPEIAAAIANPPGVSKRPISQAGGNPIRTCVGHAFIKLAMRKQQALFAVELSGYYYYSDLHFTDNGLRTLIELINLVSAGGAPLSEMLARVQIYHTSGEINQQVPDRDRVLDGLKVAYHDGQIDHLDGLSVDYPDWWFNVCSSLTEPLLRINLGASRQDRLEKERKTLFSRIDHIIDEIGKVPD is encoded by the coding sequence TTGGCTGATGAGTTGAGCGAAACAACGGCATATAATCCGGTGAATTTGAATGCAAGGGTACTTGTTATTGCGAGAAAAAGAATTGTGCAGCCGCCGTCGTCAATAACGAACGCTGAACGGATCTTTGGGGCCTACGACATTCGTGGCGTAGTCAGCCAGAGCTTGGACAGTCGTAATGTACGAGCGATCGCCGGCACGTTCGGAAACTACTTGTGCCCGGAAGAGCCGGGACGATTTCTGATCGGCCACGATACTCGTTTGAGTTCTCCGGCGGTGAGCGTCGGGCTCCGAGAGGAAGGCCACCAAGTCGTCAAGATCGGCCTGGCAACGACTCCGATGGTATATTGGTATGGGGCGGACCGCGAGTTTGATGGTTCCGTCATGGTGACGGCCAGACATTTACAGCCGGAATACAACGGTCTGAAGCTCTGCGAGCGAGATGCCAAACCTTTGAGTGGCGTCCATGGACTGCCAGAAATCGCGGCCGCCATAGCGAATCCACCCGGCGTATCGAAGCGACCCATCAGTCAGGCGGGTGGAAACCCGATCCGTACATGCGTGGGCCACGCATTCATCAAGCTGGCTATGCGCAAGCAACAGGCGCTCTTCGCGGTCGAACTCTCAGGTTATTACTACTATTCCGATCTGCACTTTACCGATAACGGTCTCCGCACGCTGATTGAGCTGATCAATCTAGTGTCGGCCGGTGGTGCGCCATTGTCCGAAATGCTGGCGCGCGTCCAGATATATCACACAAGTGGCGAGATCAATCAACAGGTTCCCGATCGCGACCGAGTCCTTGACGGGCTTAAAGTTGCTTATCACGACGGGCAGATCGACCATCTCGACGGATTGTCCGTCGACTATCCCGATTGGTGGTTTAACGTTTGCAGTTCGCTCACGGAGCCTCTGCTTCGGATCAACCTTGGCGCCAGCCGCCAAGATCGCTTGGAAAAAGAACGCAAGACGTTATTCTCACGAATTGATCATATCATCGACGAAATCGGAAAAGTCCCCGACTAG
- the gpmA gene encoding 2,3-diphosphoglycerate-dependent phosphoglycerate mutase, with amino-acid sequence MHQLVLLRHGQSQWNLENRFTGWTDVDLSEQGIQEARHAGQLLRESGFEFDVVYTSVLKRAIRTMWIALEETDQMWLPVVRHWRLNERHYGALQGLNKADTAKEQGAEQVHIWRRSYADRPPVLAEDDQRFPGRDRRYASLSTVEIPRAESLKDVLQRFLPYWSETIAPQVRRGNRVLIVAHGNSLRALVKFLENLSEQEVVDLNIPTGIPRVYRLDAQLNPIAKSYLGDAETARKAAQAVANQASLEG; translated from the coding sequence ATGCACCAGCTCGTGCTATTGCGTCACGGACAGAGCCAGTGGAATCTGGAGAATCGATTTACGGGCTGGACGGACGTGGACCTCAGCGAACAGGGCATTCAAGAGGCACGGCATGCCGGCCAACTCCTGCGGGAGAGCGGCTTCGAGTTTGACGTTGTTTATACCTCGGTTCTGAAACGTGCGATTCGCACGATGTGGATCGCGCTCGAAGAAACCGACCAAATGTGGTTGCCGGTCGTCAGGCATTGGCGCTTGAACGAACGGCACTACGGTGCGCTCCAGGGATTGAATAAAGCAGATACGGCGAAAGAACAGGGCGCGGAACAGGTCCACATTTGGCGGCGTTCTTATGCGGATCGGCCGCCTGTGCTGGCAGAAGATGACCAACGGTTTCCGGGCCGCGACCGTCGCTACGCCAGTTTGTCGACAGTTGAAATCCCACGGGCCGAGAGCCTGAAAGATGTGCTGCAGCGCTTTCTGCCCTACTGGAGTGAAACGATCGCACCGCAAGTTCGGCGCGGCAATCGCGTGCTGATCGTTGCCCACGGCAACAGTCTCCGCGCCCTCGTCAAGTTTCTGGAAAACCTGTCGGAGCAAGAGGTCGTGGACTTGAATATTCCCACGGGGATCCCGCGCGTGTATCGGCTCGACGCCCAGTTGAATCCGATCGCCAAGTCGTATCTTGGCGATGCCGAGACCGCCAGAAAGGCCGCGCAGGCGGTCGCTAATCAAGCCTCGCTAGAAGGGTAG
- a CDS encoding 1-phosphofructokinase family hexose kinase — MRESPVVSIATLTLNPCLDVSYEFPSLVRDEKVRANHTRFDPGGNGINVGRALKQLDAPATNCCILAGEIGELVARLVGNQLDNLVAVRMSGETRINCTILEENPRTQYEVDGVGPAVAPAVLDQVTDRFLAGAQGGFGVLTGSLPAGVPETVYADLVERLRQRDVLAIVDTKGPMLASAIEHGPYLIKPNRYELERHCGHPLPKREDVVEEARRLQRKGVTYVCVSLGGEGAVLVGPENAHHATAPHVQIRSTVGAGDSLVGGLVAAFAQGRDIAAALRLGIACGSGTAQHPGTSLFTREDIERLETQVTVKLLDA, encoded by the coding sequence ATGCGAGAATCGCCAGTTGTATCGATTGCCACTCTCACCCTCAATCCGTGCCTGGACGTGAGCTACGAATTTCCGAGTTTGGTGCGTGACGAGAAGGTGCGAGCCAACCACACACGGTTCGATCCCGGTGGTAACGGGATCAACGTTGGCAGGGCATTGAAGCAACTGGACGCGCCGGCAACCAATTGCTGTATTCTGGCCGGCGAGATCGGCGAGCTGGTCGCGCGGCTCGTTGGAAACCAACTGGACAACCTCGTTGCTGTGCGGATGTCTGGTGAAACTCGCATCAACTGCACGATTCTGGAAGAGAATCCGCGTACCCAATACGAGGTGGATGGCGTCGGGCCGGCCGTAGCGCCAGCAGTCCTCGACCAAGTCACCGACAGGTTCTTGGCCGGCGCCCAAGGCGGATTCGGCGTTTTGACTGGATCGCTCCCGGCCGGAGTGCCGGAAACTGTTTACGCCGATCTCGTCGAAAGGCTGCGCCAACGCGATGTTCTGGCAATCGTGGACACCAAGGGGCCGATGCTTGCCAGTGCGATCGAACATGGTCCTTACCTGATCAAACCGAATCGGTATGAGCTGGAACGACATTGTGGCCACCCACTGCCGAAGCGAGAGGACGTGGTTGAGGAGGCTCGCAGATTGCAGCGCAAGGGTGTGACCTATGTCTGCGTTTCGTTGGGCGGCGAAGGGGCCGTCCTCGTGGGTCCGGAAAATGCACATCATGCGACTGCGCCGCACGTCCAAATTCGCTCGACGGTCGGCGCCGGGGATTCGCTGGTCGGCGGGCTGGTGGCCGCATTCGCGCAGGGGCGCGACATCGCCGCCGCGCTACGTTTAGGCATCGCCTGCGGCAGCGGCACGGCGCAACACCCGGGCACGAGCCTTTTTACGCGAGAGGATATCGAACGACTGGAAACCCAAGTGACAGTGAAACTGCTAGACGCTTAG
- a CDS encoding beta/alpha barrel domain-containing protein, with the protein MENELEVNIPLDVAPSARETYVDNYRTLTSDVGRVMLMAGDQKVEHLNDDFVGPDISPEDGDPEHLFQVAAKARIGAFATHLGLIARYGADYPSLPYLVKLNGKTNLMKTDQRDPVSRQWHTLEQLARFRDESGLKIVGVGFTIYPGSQFEHEMLIEATRLIFEAHQMGLVTILWAYPRGKAVTNELDPHLIAGVTGLAGSLGTDFVKVNYPHAQDGKPAERFKEAVLAAGRTKVICAGGKGTKAKKFLARLHDQIHISGAIGNATGRNIHQLPLDEAVRFCNAIYAVSVENRSVDEALAIYQKK; encoded by the coding sequence ATGGAAAACGAGCTAGAAGTCAACATACCGCTGGATGTCGCGCCCTCGGCGCGGGAGACCTACGTCGATAACTACCGCACACTGACCAGCGACGTCGGACGCGTGATGCTGATGGCAGGCGATCAAAAGGTCGAGCATCTGAACGACGACTTCGTCGGGCCGGACATCTCGCCCGAAGACGGCGACCCTGAGCATCTGTTCCAGGTCGCCGCCAAAGCTCGCATCGGCGCGTTCGCCACGCACCTGGGGCTGATCGCACGCTATGGGGCCGACTATCCCAGCCTCCCTTATCTGGTCAAGCTGAACGGCAAGACCAATCTCATGAAAACCGACCAACGCGATCCTGTCAGCCGCCAATGGCACACGCTGGAACAACTGGCTCGCTTTCGAGATGAGTCAGGCCTCAAGATTGTTGGAGTCGGCTTCACGATCTATCCCGGCAGCCAATTCGAGCACGAAATGCTGATCGAGGCGACGCGGCTGATCTTCGAGGCGCATCAAATGGGACTGGTCACGATCCTGTGGGCGTACCCGCGCGGGAAGGCGGTCACGAATGAGTTGGACCCGCATTTGATCGCGGGCGTTACTGGGCTGGCCGGCAGTTTGGGCACGGATTTTGTCAAAGTAAATTACCCACACGCGCAGGATGGTAAACCGGCAGAGCGTTTCAAAGAAGCGGTCCTGGCGGCGGGACGGACCAAGGTGATCTGTGCCGGCGGCAAGGGGACCAAAGCCAAAAAGTTTCTGGCGCGTCTGCACGACCAGATCCACATCAGCGGCGCCATCGGTAACGCTACCGGACGCAACATCCACCAACTTCCCCTGGACGAGGCTGTCCGCTTCTGCAACGCCATCTATGCCGTCTCCGTCGAGAACAGAAGCGTTGACGAAGCGCTCGCGATCTATCAAAAGAAGTAA
- a CDS encoding helix-turn-helix domain-containing protein, with protein MSGKAARIELTSCMHQILSQLAASRNASRAIIVRARIILLAFNKLDNQTIADTVKRCPKTVGLWRRRWRDSSQALLQMQFNLNQSAFQRAIIDTLSDAPRSGSPGRFTNEQISGLISLACEKPQNSGRPVTSWTGAELADEAQRRQLVDSISTSHVNRILREVSLKPHRSRYWCNTTEKDPELFQRQVETVCRTYYEAPQLYDRQRTHTVCIDEMTRGGPKTV; from the coding sequence ATGTCAGGCAAGGCTGCCCGTATTGAATTGACGTCGTGTATGCATCAGATTTTATCGCAACTGGCTGCGAGTCGGAATGCCAGCCGGGCAATTATTGTGCGTGCCCGGATCATTTTACTCGCATTCAACAAGCTTGATAATCAGACCATCGCAGACACTGTCAAACGCTGCCCCAAAACGGTCGGACTTTGGCGACGTCGCTGGCGGGACTCTTCTCAGGCACTCCTGCAGATGCAGTTCAACCTCAACCAGAGTGCCTTCCAACGGGCGATCATTGATACACTCAGCGACGCACCCCGCAGCGGATCGCCAGGACGTTTTACTAACGAACAGATTTCGGGACTGATTTCACTGGCTTGTGAGAAGCCCCAGAACAGCGGGCGACCGGTGACATCCTGGACGGGAGCCGAACTTGCCGACGAAGCACAACGGCGTCAACTGGTCGATTCGATTTCCACCAGCCATGTGAATCGGATCTTGCGTGAAGTGAGTCTGAAGCCCCATCGCAGCCGTTACTGGTGTAACACTACCGAGAAAGATCCTGAGTTGTTTCAGCGGCAGGTAGAGACGGTCTGCCGAACTTACTATGAGGCGCCGCAGTTGTATGACCGACAGAGAACTCACACGGTCTGTATTGACGAAATGACTAGAGGTGGTCCGAAAACCGTTTAA
- a CDS encoding transposase, whose amino-acid sequence MICVDAQGIPLAVETESANRNEAILVEPLIAKMTLKKRHPQRLIYDKAGDSQKLRDHLADQKIDFICPHRDIKNRKQKTQDGRKLRRYKRRWIVERTISWLHNYRRVVTRWEYHNHLYTSFVKLACLFTMIKRFSDHL is encoded by the coding sequence ATGATTTGCGTGGACGCCCAGGGAATTCCCCTGGCTGTCGAGACGGAATCAGCAAACCGTAATGAAGCGATTCTGGTCGAACCGTTAATTGCAAAAATGACATTGAAAAAACGACATCCTCAGCGATTGATTTACGATAAAGCGGGAGATTCTCAGAAACTGCGTGATCATCTTGCTGATCAGAAAATCGATTTTATCTGTCCCCATCGAGATATCAAAAACCGGAAACAGAAAACTCAGGATGGCCGCAAGCTTCGACGTTACAAGCGACGTTGGATCGTCGAGAGAACAATCTCATGGTTACATAATTATCGACGCGTGGTGACACGTTGGGAGTATCACAATCACCTTTACACAAGCTTTGTGAAGCTCGCCTGCCTGTTCACCATGATTAAACGGTTTTCGGACCACCTCTAG
- a CDS encoding transposase has product MPTRSRTELSRLVDTGSRTDPTVELTDKQWSLIEDLFPWEPPAPQGGRPKAKPRACFNGIMWVLRTGARWKDLPEKYPPKSTCHDRLKEWSESGLFDQALERLLRALEESEILDLTETFADGTFASAKKGVNRLDRHAVAKELRL; this is encoded by the coding sequence ATGCCCACACGATCCCGTACAGAGCTAAGCCGGCTCGTCGACACGGGATCCAGGACGGACCCAACTGTTGAATTAACCGATAAACAATGGAGTTTAATAGAGGATTTATTTCCCTGGGAACCTCCGGCACCCCAGGGTGGACGTCCCAAAGCAAAACCCAGAGCCTGTTTCAATGGCATTATGTGGGTGCTGCGGACAGGAGCCCGCTGGAAAGATTTACCAGAGAAGTATCCGCCGAAATCAACCTGTCATGATCGTTTGAAGGAATGGTCGGAGTCAGGTTTATTCGATCAAGCATTAGAACGATTATTGAGAGCCTTGGAAGAATCGGAGATTTTAGACCTGACGGAAACCTTTGCCGATGGCACATTTGCTTCGGCAAAAAAAGGGGTAAACAGGTTGGACCGACACGCCGTGGCAAAGGAACTAAGATTATGA
- a CDS encoding transposase, translating to MQISDQTVHTFLSFRIPSSLQANERRAETKPPRPGQPAREEFQYTRHGAVCVTANWHVVQGQLFATTITETRDNHDFARHIAQTIATDPQAGWVFVVDNLNTHCGAPLVELVAQQLGINPAHLGKVKRHGVLKTMTSRREFLTDPTHRIRFVYLPKHSSWLNQIEIVFGIIKRRALRRGSFTSKQDLIEKLQQFIEYFNQHMARPMRWTYAGYHTKKQQQIERPRTWRELRKTRKQWQQFALVGNYL from the coding sequence ATGCAAATCTCAGACCAGACTGTTCACACTTTTCTTAGTTTTCGGATACCCTCTAGCCTGCAGGCTAACGAACGCCGGGCTGAGACAAAACCGCCACGTCCCGGTCAACCGGCCAGGGAAGAGTTTCAGTATACCCGTCATGGTGCTGTGTGCGTGACTGCCAACTGGCATGTGGTACAAGGTCAACTCTTTGCCACGACGATCACCGAAACACGGGACAATCATGATTTTGCCCGTCACATCGCGCAGACGATCGCCACTGATCCACAGGCAGGCTGGGTGTTTGTTGTCGACAATTTAAACACGCACTGTGGTGCGCCACTCGTCGAATTGGTAGCGCAGCAACTGGGAATCAATCCGGCCCATCTGGGAAAAGTAAAACGGCACGGCGTGTTGAAAACAATGACCAGTCGGCGTGAGTTTCTGACCGATCCAACGCATCGCATCCGCTTTGTTTATCTGCCCAAGCACAGTTCCTGGTTGAACCAGATCGAAATCGTGTTCGGCATCATTAAACGACGGGCACTGCGTCGAGGCAGCTTCACTTCCAAACAGGACCTGATCGAAAAACTGCAGCAGTTCATTGAATACTTCAACCAGCACATGGCCCGTCCCATGCGCTGGACCTACGCCGGATACCACACGAAGAAGCAACAGCAGATCGAACGCCCACGCACCTGGAGAGAACTCAGGAAAACCAGGAAACAATGGCAACAATTCGCCTTGGTGGGAAATTATTTGTAA
- a CDS encoding cytochrome-c peroxidase — translation MGSFQGLDDEDLQDDPALAADYRQVKSDADAHPMAESDKRGEYLFFGNKAWYSACHNGVNFTDELYHNAGIGLATEAPDLGRYSVTKKPKDWGAFKTPTIRDSVYTAPYMHDGSLATLEDVVNWYAQEGYANRNLDYRYKRIEKLTEQDKKDLVEFIKACTGLLPKVETGWLPE, via the coding sequence ATGGGAAGCTTTCAAGGACTCGACGACGAAGATCTGCAAGACGATCCGGCATTGGCCGCCGACTACCGACAGGTTAAGTCAGACGCGGACGCGCATCCGATGGCCGAAAGCGACAAGCGGGGAGAGTACCTTTTCTTCGGCAATAAGGCATGGTACAGTGCATGTCACAACGGCGTGAACTTTACAGACGAGCTGTATCACAACGCTGGTATTGGGTTGGCAACCGAAGCCCCCGATCTCGGCCGCTACAGCGTGACCAAGAAACCGAAAGACTGGGGTGCCTTCAAGACACCGACGATCCGCGACTCTGTCTATACTGCGCCTTACATGCACGACGGCAGTCTCGCAACGCTCGAGGACGTAGTCAATTGGTACGCTCAAGAAGGGTACGCAAACCGCAATCTGGACTACCGCTACAAGCGAATTGAAAAACTGACCGAGCAGGATAAGAAGGACCTGGTCGAGTTTATTAAGGCTTGCACTGGACTGCTTCCAAAGGTTGAGACCGGATGGCTCCCAGAATAA
- a CDS encoding peroxiredoxin, with protein MSDTRESMPLLGDAFPKLDVQTTHGRMCLPDDMQGSWFVLFSHPGDFTPVCTTEFFAFQKRHAEFEKLGCRLIGLSVDQVFCHIKWIEWIRENLDIKIQFPVIAANDTIANTLGMLHPEKGTNTVRAVFIVDAQGIVRVVLYYPQEIGRNIDEVLRSVRALQISDAQGAMPADWPKNELIGDQVIVPPASDQETAEKRLDEYQGYDWWFCYKPLEESH; from the coding sequence ATGTCGGACACAAGAGAATCGATGCCGTTGCTCGGAGATGCGTTTCCCAAACTTGATGTTCAGACCACGCACGGCCGGATGTGTTTACCGGACGACATGCAGGGATCGTGGTTCGTGCTGTTCAGTCATCCTGGCGACTTTACACCCGTCTGCACGACCGAGTTCTTCGCTTTTCAGAAACGACACGCTGAATTCGAAAAGCTGGGGTGCCGGCTGATTGGCCTGTCGGTGGACCAGGTCTTTTGTCACATTAAGTGGATCGAATGGATCAGGGAGAATCTGGACATAAAAATTCAGTTTCCCGTGATCGCCGCCAACGACACCATCGCCAACACGCTCGGCATGCTGCATCCGGAGAAAGGGACCAACACCGTGCGGGCCGTCTTCATCGTCGACGCCCAGGGCATCGTGCGCGTCGTGCTGTATTATCCGCAGGAGATTGGCCGCAACATCGACGAGGTTCTGCGGTCGGTGCGGGCCCTGCAAATCTCGGACGCCCAGGGCGCGATGCCCGCCGATTGGCCGAAAAACGAACTGATCGGCGACCAGGTTATCGTGCCGCCAGCCAGCGATCAGGAAACCGCGGAGAAACGACTGGATGAATACCAGGGCTACGACTGGTGGTTTTGCTACAAACCGCTAGAAGAGTCTCATTAA
- a CDS encoding lactate/malate family dehydrogenase encodes MKVGIVGSGLVGSTAAYAMVLQGVGREIVLVDRNQPRAEAEANDILHAVPFANPLTVVSGDYAHLAGCRAVVLAAGVSQQPGESRLDLLSRNAAVFREVVPQSLSDSEQAALYASAGVIRAAIDSLSA; translated from the coding sequence ATGAAAGTTGGAATTGTTGGCAGCGGACTGGTTGGATCGACGGCAGCCTACGCGATGGTGTTGCAGGGAGTGGGACGCGAAATCGTGCTGGTCGATCGCAACCAGCCGCGTGCCGAAGCAGAAGCCAACGACATCCTGCATGCGGTGCCGTTCGCCAACCCGCTGACCGTCGTCAGCGGAGACTATGCGCACCTGGCCGGTTGCCGCGCGGTCGTTCTAGCTGCCGGAGTGTCACAGCAGCCCGGAGAATCTCGGTTGGACCTGTTGAGCCGCAACGCGGCCGTCTTTCGCGAGGTCGTGCCGCAGTCTCTGAGCGACAGTGAACAAGCCGCGCTGTACGCCAGCGCCGGCGTGATTCGCGCGGCGATCGATTCACTATCTGCATGA